The window aaaaatattatatatatcaataggagtaatcaagtacactggacgtatacaagaaaacacctagcccatactagagagctcctAAAGACCCAAAAAGCTCGTGAAaaactacccaaaatacaccaagcctgAATTGGAATAAAAACACAcatccccaaccccaaccccttgtttcccgtaagactaatactccacccGGAACTCCGTCTATTAGAATGTCTTCATGatgccctccctttagtctTCCCTCGACCCCTTTTTTATGATTGTTACCTCTACCACCTAAACGTAAATCATGTTCCTACCATTTTTCCATGAAGCACAATTATTGCATATATCAACTAGTTTCTATGAGTGCCCTTCATTAAATTGCATCCATCTTGGTGCAGGCATATGTCCAACAGCTGGAGAGTAGTCGTTTGAAGCTGACCCAACTAGAGCAGGAGCTTCAACGAGCAAGACAGCAGGTTAGTCTGGGTTATCTTTTTTCATGATCAGATTGCCTAGTTTTGGCTTTATTTTGTGGTGATTAATCTCCTTGATAGATGTGGATAGCTTCTGTATCTGTTCATTTCTTTTTGATAACTTTTCGGCCCCACCTTTGGATTAGTTGGTAAAGGGGTAGGTTGGGTTGTGGTCAGTCTTAGGTTCGCCTTAccaaccaaacaagaaaaaaagacttacattttctcttctttttttctctcctgtAGGGAATTTTCATATCAAGCTCGGGAGACCAAGCCCATTCAATGAGTGGAAATGGTATTCCTTTCTTCAACTTGATTATTCCCCCTCATGCGTGGTTCTGTTTACACATTTTTCATTGGAACTAAGTTAGATTGGTTCGTGATGGTTGTGTGAGAGTCCCCAGTTTGTTGGAACAACAAATTCAGGAACTTAGCTATCTTGTATAATGATACTAAAACTTGGAATGACATTAAGCCGatgacttttctttttattcatatatttgacAATTTTTATGTTAGTTGATGTATTCTGTGAATGCACTTAAAATAGAACTATCTTTTCAGTATGTGTGGGATAAGAGTCATTTGTTGCAAATTTTCATTGAAGTTTGTTAGATTTATTCGTGTGCttagttgagaaaaaaatactggTATAGTCCTTGCTTTCCTCTTTGTTTTAGAGGTAATGTACTTCTTGTGCCATTTTTTCCCCACTTAGAGTCTGTGCAAGCTCCCACCCACTAAAACAATGAAGCATTGCTTTTTGTGTTTGTTGGCTTCTCTAGTGTATCACGTTTGGATGTGTATGTGCGATGGAGAGGTAGTAGGCAACTGTTGGTCATGAAATTGTGGTGATTATGGTCAATGTAGTTGTGATGATGGTGCTGGCTGCGACATTGCAACTTGCAAGTATGAGATTGCGTTATGGCAATGTTGGAAATTCTTGGGCTCATAAATACAGAGAAAATTGGGGGAGGCATAAGGAGAGGGGAGGGGGAATTAGCACCCCTGAAATCTTTTAAATTGTTGGCAATTTCATTTAGCTCTCCTCCATTGCTTTCATTAGTCTCTAATTAGTCTATGTAAAAATTCCTTCTTGGGTGATTAATTTTGTTATGCATAACCATTGCCACCTTTTGCATTGTCAAAATATGGATTTTAAACCAGATATGTCTATGTGCACATTTGCAGTCAGAGCCTATGATGTAGTGTATCTGTCTTCGAATATGATCCCCTTTCTCTTGGTTAAGTTTCATCATGTGAACGAGATTATCAAGTTAGCTGTGTCCTTTTACAGGGGCAATGGCATTTGATGTAGAATATGGGCGGTGGCTGGAAGAGCAAAATCGGCAAATTAATGAACTGAGATCAGCAGTCAATTCTCATGCAAGTGATACGGAGCTACGAATTATTGTTGATAATATCTTGGCACACTACGATGAGATTTTTAGGCAGAAGGGCATCGCAGCTAAGGCTGATGTTTTCCATTTGTTGTCTGGCATGTGGAAAACACCTGCTGAGAGGTGTTTCTTGTGGCTTGGTGGGGTCCGATCTTCTGAGCTCTTGAAGGTGAGgttattttgatgttttgatgGTTTTCATTAGGGTTAGTTCTGGAACATTTACTAGAATTGGAGAAGTCAATATGGTAATTGTAATCTTACCCCGGAAAAGGGAATGGTAAAAACCTTAGCGTATATTCATTTACGCTCCTCACAATTATTATAATTCAACTGCTCTATCTGTTATGATCTTCTCACAATTATAGTGTAAGTTTTATGTCAACCAATTAGTTATGCATTTCTTGGATTCAGTTTGGTTGTTTACAGAATTCTGCCTCTTTAACCATTGATACTTTTTgccaaataagaaaaaaaaattgatgctaCAGTTATATGTAGGCCTGAAACTGCACGTAATGgcttaagattttttatatcgAATGTGTTCATCTTTTATACGGCCATAATTTAAGCTTTTAAGCATTATCAAGAGTGTTGGCTCAGTCTTGATATCTTTAGTTTTTCAGATATTCACTTTATTATCTTTGGTGTATTTTCCAAAATAGGGGCTTTATTCATGTTGTTTGTCactttatttgtatatatttcatGAGAAATTCTACAAGGaagccttacaccacacacctccACCTACCAAcatgtgatttttcattttttcccttatatattaatgcttaaatatgtgtgtgtttaaatagaaggacaaaaatgacaaatcacatggaggtgtgtggtgtaaggcttCCTTGTAGAATAACTCATATTTCATGGATGTTTTGTTGTGTCTCACCTCCAAACCACTTAAGCTTTGCCCCCCCCTAACATAATTGAAATTACTGATTTTGGTTGCAGCTTCTTCTGAATCAATTGGAGCCTCTAACAGAGCAGCAACTAGTAGGCATTACCAACTTGCAGCAGTCTTCGCAACAGGCGGAAGATGCATTATCTCAAGGGATGGAGGCATTGCAACAATCCCTTTCTGAGACACTATCCAGTGGGTCTCTTGGTTCCTCAGGTTCATCTGGGAACGTTGCAAACTACATGGGACAAATGGCAATGGCCATGGGGAAGCTAGGGACCCTTGAGGGGTTCATTCGCCAGGTATTTtctgcttcttctttttgttttcgttCTCTCCCTTCTTACCTACTGCTTAAACTCAAAATTCTGTCATGACCGAATCTTGTAAGTTCTTTTCTGTGCTACAGTTTTGGCTGTCATTGCCTAGAAACCAATTAGTTTTTTTTGTACGTACTTCACTCCAAAAACTGGACGTGGGAATGTTAGAAATTAGAGCAGTtagaagtttttcaaatttcaaatttctgtTTATTCATGTTTTTCGTAGGAAAAATACCTAtcttctcttatatttttggtgAAGTTTGAAGTTCTAcatatatttattgttgtccaaccttttcatgtattttcttttcttcctttttctcttggGTGAGTTATTGTCAACAGGCTGACAATCTCCGGCAACAAACGCTGCAACAAATGCACCGGATATTGACAACACGCCAATCAGCCCGTGCTCTCCTTGCAATACATGACTATTTCTCCCGGCTACGTGCTCTTAGTTCCCTCTGGCTTGCCCGCCCAAGAGAGTGAACACCTTCTGCTTCACCAACGCTGACTGGTAAAATTATGGAtcctgaaaaatgaaaaaaaaaagagaaaaatctcaCTACAATTGACTCTCTGATCCAGTACTGGGGATATACTCGGCCATCATtacagtttttcttttctagaaTTTTCCTGTGTTGTAGTCTTAGAACTCCTGCCTATCATTGATATTAGTGTTCCGTTGTCCATCATGTTCACAATCATATCATCTAGAAATGGTATGGTCGGATCGGATGAGCTGCATGTATCTTGTTTGTTGTCAATAATAATGTTATTGTTTAATTCCATGTAACCGAGCATTTTCAAATGAGTATGAAGTAGTCTTGAGCCATGACCAGTTTGACTGCTTTCTATTGATGAGACTCAATTTGgtttcaataaaattgggatatTCGTGTTTCTGTTATAATTCTTTGTAATCATTGAATCTAAATTACAATGACTTTGAGTTGTTGTGCCAAAATAGTGTTTTAAGAATGAGAAATgctataatcataaaatttataaaataatatgacttatgttagatctattttataatttaatgtattatattaaattacgttaatttataaatttatttttataatatctcttCGTGATTAAATATTTCTCCTCCAGAATTCGAGTGTAATGACAAACAATGAGCTCTGTAGGTGGATGGCTGAATTTCAGCCTCCATTTTTCATATGCAACGTGTAGGAAAGTAGGAGCTTTGGCTACTACTTTATTTGTGGAGCCCACATCCAATGGGAAAGGAAGCGCATTTGTTGAAGAGTAAAGATTCAGAAGTAGTTGCCCTTGTAAAAGTTCTTGAGAAAGTAGGAGATGCCATGGTCCTTGGTGCCCAAGTCCTCCACAAGCCATTGACGATCCACaccatttaaataaattgatgtgattttttgaaattcgttaaatttattttataataaaaataattttataaatttacatattatattaaattatatcaatttatatactTACTTTTctgtaatctttttatatctcaagcatttttctttattatatatacgaGGTTCACGGGTGAGACTTTTTCAGTTCATAATTCTTACAATGACATCTTACCTACTGTGAAGCACTATCTAAATTGtttaaaacaatcaaaattATGGACTCCATATGAAAAGATGTGCAAATTATTCAAGCATGCTCCATACCCCACCATCTAGTCAAGCACAGAATAAATTATTCAGTCAAAGTTATCAACtctattacataaaatataaaaggtGGATTACTTTCAACTTCAAGAAAGAAGCTTCAAAATCCCACTTGGAACTTAATCCGAGGAACAGTCGAACCACCAAAGTTCAGATAATATTTGTTAGAGGTTCATGAAACTTTCAAGCTTGTGGTAAGTACCAATTTGCTTTTCATATCAAGCCAAGGGCATCTTCTCGAGTGCATAAACCCTGAATGACTCGTGTCTCTGTGCCACGGTGAAACTTCAGATGTTTGGGAAGTCATTCAGGGACCATTTTAACCAGCGAGGTCCCTATAATTTCTGTGGGCAGTACCTagatttctcaaaactcaaggAAAAGATCCATACTCCTAGAACAATACCACATAAGATGTCTCCAACACCATTGATGCCATTTCTCCACAACATGAGAAACTATGGACAGCAAAGTAGTATGTTGGAAAGCGGATTGTTGTATACCCTTATAAGGAATGTGGCCCGTCTTCCAAGTATGGGAGAATTTGCCTTCCAACGCCACATTCCATAAGCTAAGCACTTAtcaaagagggaaaaaaacacTCTTTGAGCTTTAAAAAACACCTTGGGTGAAAGAATGCGGATGCTTCAAATGCCTACTAGGAGTAAGGGTTCGAAAACTAACTGAGATTAGTAAGCAGCAATGGACTCTCGCTAGAATTCTAGGAAGATCTGTTGTAACTTCTTCGACAATGAATAGAATAACATCTGCTTACTCGCAATCCAAGGAGGTCTTTAAGAAGAAGAAACGCCAAAATCTACACTTTTATGTTCCAACCAAAGTATAAAGCTTCAAAGGCTAGTTTGGGTAGTAGATGAGAATTctccactactatttattattttattattatttttcgcatacttttcactactattcaatattctatcattattatttcactattattcgtAGAATATCTAAGGTCACCTtactaaacacaacctaagtaTCAAATATAATTACTGAGGCCTTGTACTCGTTCTTGGACTGTGACAAACTGCTGGTGCTGGTTTCTGTTACCACAATTGAAGAGATCTATCATACAAGAACAGCTGCTGATCATG is drawn from Juglans regia cultivar Chandler chromosome 5, Walnut 2.0, whole genome shotgun sequence and contains these coding sequences:
- the LOC108989164 gene encoding transcription factor TGA2.2-like isoform X3, which gives rise to MADASPGTDISTDVDTDDKNQRFDGQSLGNVASDSSDRSKDKSDQKTLRRLAQNREAARKSRLRKKAYVQQLESSRLKLTQLEQELQRARQQGIFISSSGDQAHSMSGNGAMAFDVEYGRWLEEQNRQINELRSAVNSHASDTELRIIVDNILAHYDEIFRQKGIAAKADVFHLLSGMWKTPAERCFLWLGGVRSSELLKLLLNQLEPLTEQQLVGITNLQQSSQQAEDALSQGMEALQQSLSETLSSGSLGSSGSSGNVANYMGQMAMAMGKLGTLEGFIRQADNLRQQTLQQMHRILTTRQSARALLAIHDYFSRLRALSSLWLARPRE
- the LOC108989164 gene encoding transcription factor TGA2.2-like isoform X2, with translation MIYRPQPSYHRQNPSCTKGNSIHSSRISDFGGIDQSVGFHLEDAADLTGNTVIRSTRVSGQAVASYALHIGTSDKSPSSLDINPFAFQVEHQRLPLEKGQPSNQVSISSGHLENREEPAMADASPGTDISTDVDTDDKNQRFDGQSLGNVASDSSDRSKDKSDQKTLRRLAQNREAARKSRLRKKAYVQQLESSRLKLTQLEQELQRARQQGIFISSSGDQAHSMSGNGAMAFDVEYGRWLEEQNRQINELRSAVNSHASDTELRIIVDNILAHYDEIFRQKGIAAKADVFHLLSGMWKTPAERCFLWLGGVRSSELLKLLLNQLEPLTEQQLVGITNLQQSSQQAEDALSQGMEALQQSLSETLSSGSLGSSGSSGNVANYMGQMAMAMGKLGTLEGFIRQADNLRQQTLQQMHRILTTRQSARALLAIHDYFSRLRALSSLWLARPRE
- the LOC108989164 gene encoding transcription factor TGA2.2-like isoform X1, giving the protein MIYRPQPSYHRQNPRWVWFKLRCNSSCTKGNSIHSSRISDFGGIDQSVGFHLEDAADLTGNTVIRSTRVSGQAVASYALHIGTSDKSPSSLDINPFAFQVEHQRLPLEKGQPSNQVSISSGHLENREEPAMADASPGTDISTDVDTDDKNQRFDGQSLGNVASDSSDRSKDKSDQKTLRRLAQNREAARKSRLRKKAYVQQLESSRLKLTQLEQELQRARQQGIFISSSGDQAHSMSGNGAMAFDVEYGRWLEEQNRQINELRSAVNSHASDTELRIIVDNILAHYDEIFRQKGIAAKADVFHLLSGMWKTPAERCFLWLGGVRSSELLKLLLNQLEPLTEQQLVGITNLQQSSQQAEDALSQGMEALQQSLSETLSSGSLGSSGSSGNVANYMGQMAMAMGKLGTLEGFIRQADNLRQQTLQQMHRILTTRQSARALLAIHDYFSRLRALSSLWLARPRE